The following DNA comes from Lutra lutra chromosome 14, mLutLut1.2, whole genome shotgun sequence.
AGGCTTAGCTCAGCCTGTCTACACGCGCCCTTTACGCCCTGGGAGGAGAACCTATTGCCCGGATTTATTCTCCAAACTCAGTGGGAACTGATGGTGTGAGGAAGCCGAGAGCTTCCTGAAAAGGATGAACCCTTTGGGACGGCACCTCAGAGCCTCAGAACCTAGCAGCCTGGCTCTGGGGGCACCCAGCAGAGCACCTGGAGGGGGCGGCTGGCCCGACTGCCCTCTGTGTCTACAGGTGTGTGACCGGCCACTGATGTTCCTCCTGGACACTCCTGGGGTGCTGTCCCCTCGGATTGAAAGTGTGGAGATGGGCCTGAAGCTGGCCCTGTGCGGTGAGTCAGGGCCCCCTTAGCGCCCCCTCCTGCCGCTGGGCCTGACGGGTTGTGCCTGCTCTAAGTGGGCCGGCTGACGCGGGCCAGCCCCTGCTCTCACCCCGCAGACCGCAGACCGAGGCCTGGAGGCAGGGCTGCCAGGAGCCGCAGCGTctcaggctgagcagggaggggtcgcTTGAGTGCCAAGCCCGGGCGGATCTGCGGGGCTCAGCCTGGCCTCCTGCTTCCAGGAACCGTGCTGGACCACCTGGTTGGGGAGGAGACCCTGGCCGACTACCTTCTCTACACCCTCAACAGGCACCAGCTCTTTGGGTGAGTGGAGGGTCGGGGGCTGGGCGGGCCGTCCTCTCTCATCCTGGACGGACATCATTAAGGAAAACAGCAGCATTCACGTGTTCTTAGATAAACTGCACGTTCTGTGCAAGTGTGACACCCTTGACTCTTACACAGTCAAGAAAACCCCCAATTTTCGCGCTCTTTGGGGACGGCTCCTCCCTACCCTCCtgctcccattttatagacggTCTCCTGACCCCACGTGCCACAGCTGGCGGCCGTCTGCCTTCTGTCCTATCCTCGAACGTCCTAGGAATGGAGTCCCACGGTGTGGTTCCCTGCGCTCGACAAGACAGCTCCCAGACTGCTCCGTGTCGTGCCGCGTGTCGTGGCCCGTGTCGCGCCGCGTGTCGCTCCTTCCTGGCGGCTGCCGCACCGTGTTCTGTGGTACAGACCGATGTACCCCTTTGTTCTTGCCGGGGAGTGTGCGGGGAGCTGGGAGTTCCCTGGACGTCCTGTGTCGCGTTGAGGACTCAGTGCCCCGGACGCTCGTCAGTTTTACTGATTTCTACCAAGAGCTTTCGGTCACAGTGACTTTCTGTCTTTTAGTTCATTGGTTACTGTTCGATCgttcctgtttccttttctgctttgccGGCTTTCCTTCTGTTTGCCACCAGGTGCTGAGAGAAGGTACTGAAGTCTCTGCCTGTGGCTGGTCTGTCTGTCCTTGCGGTTCTGTGTGTCTGCTGCACGCACTCCGAAGCTGTGCTGGGAGGTGCAGGGGACAGTCTGTGGGTCCTCATGTCCCTCTGATTTGATGCCGTCTTGGTCCAGGCAGTTCTCTCTGCTCGGACATCTGCTTCGTCTGGCAGGGACGCGGTGACCAGCTCTTCGAGTTAACGCGGTGACCCTTTGCTTCTCCTTTCACTTTGTGCTTTAATTGTGTCTCTatgttaaaaatgtgtttctcgCAGGCTGCTTACGTGAGGTCTTGTTTCTTATCCAGTCTgaccatttctgttttttaagtctttgcac
Coding sequences within:
- the MTG1 gene encoding mitochondrial ribosome-associated GTPase 1 isoform X4 codes for the protein MRVALHALCGAAGAAWRESFPLGGRDVARWFPGHMAKGLKKMQSSLKLVDCIIEVHDARIPLSGRNPLFQETLGLKPHVLVLNKMDLADLKEQQKIIQHLEGEGLKNVVFTNCVKDENIKQVMPLVRGLVEGSYRYHRGENLEYCAVVIGIPNVGKSSLINALRRQHLGKGKATRVGGEPGITRAVMSRIQVCDRPLMFLLDTPGVLSPRIESVEMGLKLALCGTVLDHLVGEETLADYLLYTLNRHQLFGRSPDPTCHSWRPSAFCPILERPRNGVPRCGSLRSTRQLPDCSVSCRVSWPVSRRVSLLPGGCRTVFCVHWLLFDRSCFLFCFAGFPSVCHQVLREGTEVSACGWSVCPCGSVCLLHALRSCAGRCRGQSVGPHVPLI
- the MTG1 gene encoding mitochondrial ribosome-associated GTPase 1 isoform X8, whose protein sequence is MPLVRGLVEGSYRYHRGENLEYCAVVIGIPNVGKSSLINALRRQHLGKGKATRVGGEPGITRAVMSRIQVCDRPLMFLLDTPGVLSPRIESVEMGLKLALCGTVLDHLVGEETLADYLLYTLNRHQLFGRSPDPTCHSWRPSAFCPILERPRNGVPRCGSLRSTRQLPDCSVSCRVSWPVSRRVSLLPGGCRTVFCGTDRCTPLFLPGSVRGAGSSLDVLCRVEDSVPRTLVSFTDFYQELSVTVTFCLLVHWLLFDRSCFLFCFAGFPSVCHQVLREGTEVSACGWSVCPCGSVCLLHALRSCAGRCRGQSVGPHVPLI
- the MTG1 gene encoding mitochondrial ribosome-associated GTPase 1 isoform X3 encodes the protein MRVALHALCGAAGAAWRESFPLGGRDVARWFPGHMAKGLKKMQSSLKLVDCIIEVHDARIPLSGRNPLFQETLGLKPHVLVLNKMDLADLKEQQKIIQHLEGEGLKNVVFTNCVKDENIKQVMPLVRGLVEGSYRYHRGENLEYCAVVIGIPNVGKSSLINALRRQHLGKGKATRVGGEPGITRAVMSRIQVCDRPLMFLLDTPGVLSPRIESVEMGLKLALCGTVLDHLVGEETLADYLLYTLNRHQLFGRSPDPTCHSWRPSAFCPILERPRNGVPRCGSLRSTRQLPDCSVSCRVSWPVSRRVSLLPGGCRTVFCGTDRCTPLFLPGSVRGAGSSLDVLCRVEDSVPRTLVSFTDFYQELSVTVTFCLLVHWLLFDRSCFLFCFAGFPSVCHQVLREDFIYL
- the MTG1 gene encoding mitochondrial ribosome-associated GTPase 1 isoform X2, with the translated sequence MRVALHALCGAAGAAWRESFPLGGRDVARWFPGHMAKGLKKMQSSLKLVDCIIEVHDARIPLSGRNPLFQETLGLKPHVLVLNKMDLADLKEQQKIIQHLEGEGLKNVVFTNCVKDENIKQVMPLVRGLVEGSYRYHRGENLEYCAVVIGIPNVGKSSLINALRRQHLGKGKATRVGGEPGITRAVMSRIQVCDRPLMFLLDTPGVLSPRIESVEMGLKLALCGTVLDHLVGEETLADYLLYTLNRHQLFGRSPDPTCHSWRPSAFCPILERPRNGVPRCGSLRSTRQLPDCSVSLLPGGCRTVFCGTDRCTPLFLPGSVRGAGSSLDVLCRVEDSVPRTLVSFTDFYQELSVTVTFCLLVHWLLFDRSCFLFCFAGFPSVCHQVLREGTEVSACGWSVCPCGSVCLLHALRSCAGRCRGQSVGPHVPLI
- the MTG1 gene encoding mitochondrial ribosome-associated GTPase 1 isoform X1, with translation MRVALHALCGAAGAAWRESFPLGGRDVARWFPGHMAKGLKKMQSSLKLVDCIIEVHDARIPLSGRNPLFQETLGLKPHVLVLNKMDLADLKEQQKIIQHLEGEGLKNVVFTNCVKDENIKQVMPLVRGLVEGSYRYHRGENLEYCAVVIGIPNVGKSSLINALRRQHLGKGKATRVGGEPGITRAVMSRIQVCDRPLMFLLDTPGVLSPRIESVEMGLKLALCGTVLDHLVGEETLADYLLYTLNRHQLFGRSPDPTCHSWRPSAFCPILERPRNGVPRCGSLRSTRQLPDCSVSCRVSWPVSRRVSLLPGGCRTVFCGTDRCTPLFLPGSVRGAGSSLDVLCRVEDSVPRTLVSFTDFYQELSVTVTFCLLVHWLLFDRSCFLFCFAGFPSVCHQVLREGTEVSACGWSVCPCGSVCLLHALRSCAGRCRGQSVGPHVPLI